The genome window GGTGTAATAGCCGAAATCGAGGCCGCTCTCGCGCACGCGCGTCTCGATCGTCTCGAGCGGGACGTGCCGCGCATCTCCGTCCGTGCCCCATCCGAAGGCCATCGGTCCGCCCGCATAGGTCGGCACCGTCGCGAGATAGCAACTCGCATCCGAGAAAAGCGTGCCGAACGCACGCAGCGTGCCGGTCAACTCGGATCCCTGCATGAACGGCACGCCGTTCTGCGTGACGAGGATCCCGCCCGGGGCCAGCGCGCGCTTCGCATGGCCGTAGAAATGGTCGGTGAAAAGCACCTCTCCCGGCCCGACGGGATCGGTCGAATCGACGATGATGACGTCGAACCCGCCCTCCGTGTCGCGCATGAACTCGGCCCCGTCGGCGATCCGCAGATCGAGCCGCGGATCGTCGAACGCCCCGTCCGAGATCGTGGGCAGGTATTCCTTCGAGAAATCGACGACGCCGCCGTCGATCTCGACCATCACCACCTCGTCGAGCGGATGGCGCAGGGCCTCGCGTGCCATGCCGCCGTCGCCGCCCCCGATGACGAGGACCCGCCGCGCCGCGCCATGGGCGAAGATCGGCACATGGGTCAGCATCTCGTGGTAGATGAAATTGTCGGCCTCGGTCACCTGCACCACACCGTCGAGCGTCAGGACCCGTCCGAACGTGCCGTTCTCGATCACCCGCAGCCGCTGGTGCTCCGTCTCGCTGTCGTAGAGCACGCGCTCCACGCGCAGCGCCTGCGAATGATGCGCGTGAAGGCGCTCCACGCTCCAGCCGTCCATCTCTCTCATGCGGGTTCTCCTAACGGTATTGTCGCGATCCGTTCCCACGGGCCGCCGCGATATGTCCAGAGGATCAGCCGGTCGAGCGTGCCCTCCCATGGCGTGAACTCGGCCCTCAGCGCGGCCTGCGTGGCCTTCGCCTCGTTGCGGCCGACCTTGTTCTGCACCGTCACGTGCAGCTTGCGCTTGCGGTCGTCGCTGTCGCTGAGGATGTCGCGCCAGCCGGCCCGCAGGCTCTCCTGCAACGCCACCCCCTCGGCACAGTCGAGATCGACGGCCGCGCCGCCGCCGAAATCCGTGATGCCGGTGGCTGTGAAGGGCAGGGCACCCCGGCCCGCATG of Palleronia sp. LCG004 contains these proteins:
- the speE gene encoding polyamine aminopropyltransferase, whose product is MREMDGWSVERLHAHHSQALRVERVLYDSETEHQRLRVIENGTFGRVLTLDGVVQVTEADNFIYHEMLTHVPIFAHGAARRVLVIGGGDGGMAREALRHPLDEVVMVEIDGGVVDFSKEYLPTISDGAFDDPRLDLRIADGAEFMRDTEGGFDVIIVDSTDPVGPGEVLFTDHFYGHAKRALAPGGILVTQNGVPFMQGSELTGTLRAFGTLFSDASCYLATVPTYAGGPMAFGWGTDGDARHVPLETIETRVRESGLDFGYYTAEVHKAAFALPGYVKRLLP
- a CDS encoding 2'-5' RNA ligase family protein — translated: MAMILTFGFDATSFARLEPLRQRHFPAARNFIPVHVTLFQQLPEGEEVRILTDLAAHAGRGALPFTATGITDFGGGAAVDLDCAEGVALQESLRAGWRDILSDSDDRKRKLHVTVQNKVGRNEAKATQAALRAEFTPWEGTLDRLILWTYRGGPWERIATIPLGEPA